In Podospora pseudoanserina strain CBS 124.78 chromosome 5, whole genome shotgun sequence, a single window of DNA contains:
- a CDS encoding hypothetical protein (COG:S; EggNog:ENOG503NVQ4), with product MSDKVQNKTLLFKKVPTNAPIPGEHLAVEPVPFDLKPPKGGLTVAVLSASYDPYLRGKMRDPSIKSYSPPFLVGEPITNDTVSKVIRSDTPDFAEGDLIVAYLPLAEYAHLSAGQLKDGTIRRRVDIKNSKIGKDLGLFLGPLGMPGLTAWSSYHEIGQPKKGETIFISSAAGAVGQVVGQVAKREGLRVIGSVGSDEKLDFILNELGFDGGFNYKTENPFDALKRLAPDGVDIYFENVGGEQLEAAIEAMNQHGRIIACGMISQYSVPDEQKYGVKNLFKVVSKRITMRGFIVYDKGFADKYVEEHQRKMQEWLAEGSYKAKLSVTEGIDNAAEGLVGMLEGKNFGKAVLKIRDLEE from the coding sequence ATGTCCGACAAAGtccaaaacaaaaccctcctcttcaaaaaGGTCcccaccaacgcccccatCCCAGGAGAGCACCTCGCCGTCGAACCCGTCCCCTTCgacctcaaaccccccaaagGAGGCCTCACCGTCGCcgtcctctccgcctcctaCGACCCCTACCTCCGCGGAAAGATGCGcgacccctccatcaagtcATACTCCCCGCCCTTCCTAGTCGGCgagcccatcaccaacgacacCGTCTCCAAAGTGATCCGCTCTGATACCCCTGACTTTGCCGAGGGGGATCTGATCGTTGCTTACCTCCCCCTGGCGGAATACGCCCACTTGAGTGCTGGCCAGCTTAAAGACGGAACGATCAGGCGCAGGGTTGATATCAAGAACTCCAAGATTGGGAAGGACctggggttgtttttgggacCGTTGGGTATGCCGGGGTTGACGGCTTGGAGTTCGTATCATGAGATTGGGCAGccgaagaagggggagacgaTTTTCATCAGTTCGGCTGCGGGCGCGGTTGGGCAGGTTGTTGGGCAGGTTGCTAAGCGGGAGGGACTCAGGGTTATTGGATCGGTTGGTTCAGATGAGAAACTCGATTTTATCCTCAATGAGCttgggtttgatgggggGTTCAACTACAAGACTGAAAACCCGTTTGATGCCCTCAAGCGGCTCGCGCCGGATGGGGTGGATATCTACTTTGAGAATGTCGGTGGGGAGCAGCTCGAGGCTGCGATTGAGGCGATGAACCAGCATGGAAGGATTATTGCTTGCGGGATGATTAGCCAGTACAGTGTTCCTGACGAACAAAAGTATGGGGTCAAGAATCTGTTCAAGGTGGTGAGCAAGAGGATCACGATGAGGGGCTTTATTGTTTATGACAAGGGGTTTGCGGATAAGTATGTGGAGGAGCACCAGAGGAAGATGCAGGAGTGGTTGGCTGAGGGGAGCTACAAGGCTAAGCTGAGTGTTACTGAGGGGATTGACAATGCAGccgaggggttggtgggcatgttggaggggaagaacTTTGGGAAGGCGGTGTTGAAGATtagggatttggaggagtaA
- a CDS encoding hypothetical protein (EggNog:ENOG503NYYA; COG:S), producing the protein MGDCIPDTNDVSAAGDRDIETYHISSSALHARAAHHESFQQLWETKWKGPCAMGVYPFMFGSITDFQPVVDAIIAKGLKEPYNWDEYASMFFPQAFKLAFTARQAEQNGEKEKACELYLRSSALYRIARFPAPRSPKQHEAWNLCKQVFYKGASLLPIPILPISIPHPNHLPSEPPLIPASLLLPPSPHPLPLLIILTGLDGYRTELSAWQTPLSRFSIATLVLEIPGTGDSPSLPSDPLSPDRLMSSLFSYISTALPTVNSSNIIIWGFSTGGYYSLRAAHTHPSHLLGSVSLGGGCHHMFDETWLRNVNHLEYPFDLAHTLAHKFGYEEDLDQFIKEGKSKFSLLDSGILDQESCKTLVVNGDLDEIFPVEDLYLAVKDKNGNVRKNTEFKVVEGRKHMGEPESFGVILEWIHGLWGLEAGVDEFKKGVLEGLPFKPKY; encoded by the exons ATGGGTGATTGTATTCCGGATACCAATGACGTGTCGGCGGCTGGTGACCGCGACATCGAAACCTACCACATCTCTTCTTCCGCGCTGCACGCCCGCGCCGCCCATCATGAGTCGTTCCAGCAGCTGTGGGAGACAAAATGGAAAGGACCT TGCGCCATGGGTGTCTACCCCTTCATGTTTGGCAGCATCACCGACTTTCAGCCGGTGGTTGACGCGATCATCGCT AAAGGCCTAAAGGAGCCCTACAACTGGGATGAATACGCTTCCATGTTCTTCCCCCAAGCGTTCAAGCTCGCCTTTACCGCCCGCCAAGCCGAACAAAAcggggaaaaggaaaaggcttgCGAGTTGTACCT ccGAAGCTCAGCCCTTTACCGCATCGCGCGTTTCCCCGCCCCGCGctcccccaaacaacacGAAGCCTGGAATCTATGCAAACAAGTCTTCTACAAAGGCGCCTC cctcctccccatccccatcctccccatctccatcccccaccccaaccaccttccctccgaaccccccctcatccccgcctccctcctccttcccccgtctccacaccccctccccctcctcataaTCCTAACCGGTCTCGACGGTTACCGCACCGAACTCTCAGCCTGGCAAACCCCCCTGTCCCGCTTCTCCATCGCaaccctcgtcctcgaaaTCCCCGGAACAGGCGactccccctctctcccctccgaccccctctcccccgaccGCCTCATgtcctccctcttttcctacatctccaccgccctTCCCACCGTCAACTCGTCCAATATCATCATCTGGGGTTTCTCCACAGGAGGGTACTACTCTCTCCGCGCAGCCCACACCCATCCGTCCCACCTCCTCGGCTCCGTctccctcggcggcggctgccACCACATGTTTGACGAGACCTGGCTCCGCAACGTCAACCATTTGGAATACCCCTTCGACCTAGCCCATACCCTCGCTCACAAGTTCGGTTACGAAGAGGATCTAGACCAATTCATCAAAGAAGGCAAGAGCAAATTCAGTCTCCTCGACAGCGGGATCCTGGACCAGGAAAGTTGCAAGACGTTGGTGGTCAATGGTGACTTGGACGAGATTTTCCCGGTGGAGGATTTGTATCTTGCCGTCAAAGACAAGAACGGGAATGTGAGAAAGAACACCGAGTtcaaggttgttgaaggGAGGAAGCACATGGGGGAGCCCGAGAGCTTTGGTGTTATTCTCGAGTGGATTCATGGGctgtgggggttggaggcggGAGTGGACGAGTTCAAGAAAGGCGTTTTGGAGGGTTTGCCTTTCAAGCCGAAATATTGA
- a CDS encoding hypothetical protein (EggNog:ENOG503P6E1; COG:H), which translates to MTPHENPPPNGRKPPTSTYYNAFTLSYYDIHVLGHNMTRIWRCPTKSVQLPLFQKYFSPPEHTEARCWEHLDVGAGTGFFVAEALKSCLGNRQSMRITLMDNNLSTLKKARRRIEGVVGRLGELATVETVLHDVLDGDIPKSLGEGRYDVVTMFNLFHCLRTTAPEGKKGVFGMAARLLRGDGVLVGCTILPGREYQARGLAGVRVRYTLWLYNRVYKVFGNEGDTRAQLEEGLKAAFEEVEVEVVGSMMIFVARGPKRLGVEG; encoded by the coding sequence ATGACTCCCCACGAgaaccccccacccaacgGCCGCAAGCCCCCCACCTCAACCTACTACAACgccttcaccctctcctacTACGACATCCACGTCTTGGGCCACAACATGACGCGAATATGGCGCTGCCCTACAAAGTCTGTTCAACTCCCACTATTCCAGAAATACTTCTCGCCGCCAGAACACACAGAAGCCAGATGCTGGGAGCATCTCGACGTTGGTGCAGGGACGGGTTTTTTTGTTGCGGAGGCGCTGAAATCCTGTCTGGGGAATAGGCAGTCGATGAGGATCACGTTGATGGATAATAATCTTTCTACGCtgaagaaggcaaggaggaggattgagGGTGTGGTTGGCCGGTTGGGGGAGCTGGCTACGGTCGAGACGGTACTTCATGATGTACTGGATGGGGATATACCCAAgagtttgggggaggggaggtatGATGTTGTGACGATGTTTAACCTTTTTCATTGTCTGCGGACCACGGCACCGGAGGGTAAAAAAGGGGTTTTtgggatggcggcgaggttgttaaggggggatggggtgctGGTTGGGTGTACTATTTTGCCCGGGAGGGAGTATCAAGCCCGGGGActggcgggggtgagggtaAGGTATACGTTGTGGTTGTATAATCGGGTTTATAAGGTTTTTGGGAATGAGGGTGATACGAGGGCacagttggaggaggggcttAAGGCGgcttttgaggaggtggaggtggaggtggtggggagtaTGATGATTTTTGTTGCAAGGGGGCCgaagaggttgggggtggagggttaG
- a CDS encoding hypothetical protein (EggNog:ENOG503NZAF; COG:Q), translating to MLDRRQSPPPNPHQLPSLANRTADPPLPIPPKLPAQTPKSDRPRFTESSVYPYLETNVDHLPMSFSQEPIPADKTDKSIALHGPETPFRHWTVMQRYIKSLIEHNNYEDLVSYNTTVELAEKVGTEWKLVLRKEGKEKDYWWTEYFDAVVVASGHYWVPYIPAIDGLDEFEKGRPGSVIHSKHFRGRGYFKNKRVVVVGASVSAADIAYDLAHSKTADLPVHTITIGHAANGYFGGGAFEHPRIQQHPSIKSVCPKTRTVHLADGKSIPNVDSIIFGTGYTWTMPFLPNVEIRNNRVPELYQHVVYQRDPTLLFVGAVGAGLTFKIFEWQAVLAARVLAGKANLPSVEVMKEWEEKRIKARGDGVKFTLVFPDFEEYFEDVRRLAGEPENGVGRRLPKFQREWFRAFMDGHELRKDMWRRLNKEAREEEEQREKGAVKAKL from the exons ATGCTG GATCGGCGACAAAGCccgccccccaaccctcaccaacttccctccctcgccaaccgcACCGCagacccccccctccccatcccacccaaaCTCCCAGCCCAAACACCTAAGTCTGACCGCCCTCGCTTCACCGAGTCCTCCGTCTACCCCTACCTCGAAACCAACGTCGACCACCTTCCCATGTCCTTCAGCCAGGAGCCAATCCCAGCCGACAAGACCGACAAGTCCATCGCTCTCCACGGGCCAGAAACCCCTTTTCGACACTGGACCGTCATGCAGCGTTACATCAAGTCCCTGATCGAGCACAACAACTACGAGGATTTGGTGTcctacaacaccaccgtcgAGCTGGCCGAAAAGGTAGGTACAGAGTGGAAGCTCGTGCTGCGaaaggagggcaaggagaaAGATTACTGGTGGACAGAGTACTTTgacgcggtggtggtggcgagcGGGCACTACTGGGTGCCGTACATACCCGCGATCGACGGGCTGGACGAGTTTGAAAAGGGGAGGCCGGGAAGTGTGATTCACAGTAAGCACtttcgggggaggggatatTTCAAAAACAAG CGCGTGGTTGTAGTAGGCGCCTCCGTGTCGGCAGCTGACATCGCCTACGACCTCGCGCACTCCAAGACGGCCGATTTGCCAgtccacaccatcaccatcggccATGCGGCAAATGGCTactttggcggtggtgcgTTTGAGCACCCGAGGATTCAGCAACACCCTTCGATCAAGTCCGTGTGCCCCAAGACGAGGACGGTGCATTTGGCTGATGGGAAGAGCATTCCGAATGTGGACTCGATCATCTTTGGGACGGGATACACGTGGACAATGCCGTTTCTGCCAAACGTGGAGATTAGGAACAACCGCGTGCCGGAGCTGTATCAGCACGTGGTGTACCAAAGAGACCCAACGTTGCTTTTTGTCGGTGCTGTCGGTGCGGGGCTGACGTTCAAGATTTTTGAGTGGCAGGCTGTTTTGGCTgcgagggtgttggcgggGAAGGCGAATCTGCCGAGTgtggaggtgatgaaggagtgggaggagaagaggattAAGGCtaggggggatggggtcaAGTTTACGTTGGTGTTTCCGGATTTTGAGGAGTATTTTGAGGATGTGAGGAGACTGGCGGGGGAGCCGGAGAATGgtgtggggaggaggttgccaaAGTTTCAGAGGGAGTGGTTTAGGGCGTTTATGGATGGGCATGAGCTGCGGAAGGATATGTGGCGGAGGTTGAACAAGGAGGCtagagaagaggaagagcagAGGGAAAAGGGTGCTGTCAAGGCCAAGCTTTAG
- a CDS encoding hypothetical protein (EggNog:ENOG503PN12; COG:S), with the protein MSSYSWQGWAPGDGDVYDDTSDEIYHYWNSDSDTESYPMAKSLQNQDEVPEPPSHPPPTPRPGSAQLATSTGKTPIQPIPPIPTTSGNTSIGPVNDPSSTYSGPTQHDGSGDIIITDEMDINDIEAAIDASSEMALAQAGVTTGSNPVQAGNSANVDPDEGVNMNGDPDSSFDGTIAGLFEGTTDLISDLIGNDTLGPADASTPKRFPIQQTQVQQVDTTQVQQSDTALQALAEPDHDWCQLAIMLPPRTFRLSKTGVDEKDLDSTLWLDQQKAGFVYMHTLKPQAPAGRALLVCSRQTGELIVSKNIHAHPLMIDWRWNENYRRWWHSNPDEAKRDYAGTIPPEIKFARLDDPLVKRRLPEEGVYPNLFGFGISNGREGVEYDSAFKRPLYVDEYSLYFKHFNGYNLRSMLAYATQGPRTTQLWIDEYFIWHVMEQLTSAVIYMQTGITRSELKAGDTRKKENWKPFVHRNILPEHVYLHFEEASERGQSEFDVNKRDEDPAKKDNYVNESLRRAFPRVVLGSWSQANELHSSEKVYKYNRGERSKIMARLGNKDADDHTGLRPELWEDIYLLGTVLRRLVTVWDAREREEEWEKSWIDYNVDAGEYTIENVRTPGANKPHYSEDLYDILEVFQVRSKRIQIQDRASWADERYWTPKRLQTKSFVDVDILIDVVFPIARLKVQNEKAKFRANEETGHISIPDTLMHGWYALTNRIDLIPYTPEGQDMEEVKGTKVVSRELQLVQGTKYLVWYQFHAPVTSELNPGITDWLAVPWAKQAMEQPAKLWGEYWNQHYSDEIRAANMDTPERGSRHRVVDNHMDDSLVTVDESLTGERRLALEKHKRKGGFKPDWRVQRPVFEAPRGDAAESDADEYEGYETRNDARAQEWDELIEAVNPRDPFLALTLEQHLKRVLRWMRRAKRVLWHLYPVALQYDDSAQVRNEEEKLAKDYLEIMRKEVELQATGREVEETPEQRAIKQKYHAMLERLDPKGEYKVGFGHKFAAPREPTPPPPRPPPPPPERQPTRSQGTQGDPSPLPPSPTSKYKREDEARRINNDILATQYRLLRDRLKKVVDLYTEAQHKRDRLETDDHESEQYQRFVEASEEVKELEEKMNLLKKADDNLPKPEQLDQQKERLQKEIKMFRRRAAEFKRAAKEQMTLRNEKTDDAADMMQEAATLRLEALEEADPSRAGQLENRADELDEEAEALIKEMLPLKTRQSELADRVRLLELKIKGHTEVIAKIDKTLKKQQEPAGGPSYFAQGYEEAMADESSAGPNRNDGANDSDDGDDGGDGGRGGGPGRTFDGVNDSDEDDNDGGGDNNNDNKPDTATDPEPTPQRHTIRSGRVVRPVSLYSPTNNYNATQQDSQTPRKKPPPNSPPGNTTIPRIPTPPPQTGKKRPRSDPDTAIIRETPPKNPRVGVAGKVETVEVPESPDKRPPWVNPRIEIPWTQQETVPALQYSNEGGDEVIPAAQQPEGSSEKKRKTRRTKVPSPIVTKEKTGKARKVSTPTKPKSSPGKVPEAPKKTTKTPGKRELEQQVTPTPKRRAVGRPRRYE; encoded by the coding sequence ATGTCTTCGTATTCCTGGCAGGGGTGGGCgcctggtgatggtgatgtgtaCGACGACACCTCGGATGAGATCTACCATTATTGGAACTCGGACTCGGACACCGAATCATACCCAATGGCAAAGTCGTTACAGAATCAAGACGAAGTCCCAGAACCTCcatcacatcctcccccaactcccagaCCGGGGTCTGCCCAGCTTGCTACCAGTACGGGCAAGACACCCATTCAGCCTATCCCGCCTATTCCTACTACGAGCGGAAATACCAGCATAGGCCCTGTCAACGACCCCAGCAGTACGTACTCTGGTCCTACTCAGCATGATGGCTCAGgggacatcatcatcactgacGAGATGGATATCAATGACATCGAGGCCGCCATCGACGCCAGCAGCGAGATGGCACTCGCACAGGCAGGCGTGACCACGGGCTCCAATCCAGTTCAAGCGGGAAATTCAGCGAACGTGGATCCTGATGAAGGTGTCAACATGAATGGTGATCCGGATAGCTCGTTTGACGGGACAATAGCTGGCTTGTTTGAGGGTACAACAGACTTGATTTCTGACCTCATTGGGAACGATACATTAGGGCCTGCGGACGCTTCCACGCCCAAGAGGTTTCCGATCCAGCAGACACAGGTTCAGCAAGTCGACACGACGCAGGTCCAGCAATCCGACACGGCTCTTCAGGCTCTTGCAGAGCCGGATCATGACTGGTGTCAGCTGGCAATCATGCTCCCCCCCAGAACCTTTCGCTTGTCGAAAACGGGCGTAGATGAGAAGGATCTGGATTCTACCCTCTGGCTTGACCAACAAAAGGCCGGTTTTGTCTATATGCACACCCTGAAACCACAGGCGCCGGCTGGCCGCGCTCTGTTGGTGTGCTCAAGGCAGACTGGGGAGCTCATTGTCAGCAAGAACATCCATGCGCACCCCTTGATGATTGATTGGCGTTGGAACGAAAACTACAGACGATGGTGGCATTCCAATCCTGACGAGGCCAAACGGGATTATGCCGGGACCATTCCGCCCGAGATCAAATTTGCCCGGCTTGACGATCCGCTGGTAAAGCGACGGCTGccagaggagggggtgtatCCAAACTTGTTCGGTTTTGGCATCAGCAACGGCCGAGAGGGCGTAGAGTATGATTCTGCCTTCAAAAGGCCGCTATATGTTGACGAGTATTCGCTGTATTTCAAGCACTTCAACGGGTACAATCTCCGGAGTATGCTGGCATATGCCACGCAGGGTCCAAGGACGACGCAGCTTTGGATTGATGAGTATTTCATCTGGCACGTCATGGAGCAGCTCACGTCCGCTGTAATCTATATGCAAACGGGCATCACACGATCGGAGCTGAAGGCAGGGGAtacgaggaagaaggagaattGGAAGCCGTTTGTCCACCGCAACATCCTCCCCGAGCATGTCTATCTGCACTTTGAGGAAGCATCGGAGAGGGGTCAGAGTGAATTTGACGTGAATAAGCGGGATGAGGACCCAGCGAAGAAGGACAACTATGTCAACGAGTCTCTTCGGCGCGCGTTCCCTCGTGTTGTGCTTGGTAGTTGGTCGCAGGCCAACGAATTACACAGCAGCGAAAAGGTGTACAAGTACAATCGTGGAGAGCGCAGCAAGATCATGGCAAGGCTAGGGAACAAGGACGCCGATGACCACACGGGACTCAGGCCCGAGCTTTGGGAAGACATTTATCTTCTGGGGACCGTACTTCGACGCTTGGTCACGGTGTGGGATGCGcgtgagagggaggaggaatggGAGAAATCGTGGATAGACTACAATGTTGATGCGGGAGAATACACCATCGAAAACGTGAGAACTCCAGGCGCAAACAAACCGCACTACTCCGAGGACCTTTATGATATCCTCGAGGTATTCCAAGTGCGCTCCAAAAGAATCCAAATACAGGACCGGGCGAGCTGGGCGGATGAACGCTACTGGACCCCAAAAAGGTTGCAGACAAAATCGTTTGTAGATGTCGACATCTTGATTGACGTCGTGTTCCCCATAGCGCGTTTGAAAGTGCAAAACGAGAAAGCCAAGTTCCGGGCGAACGAGGAAACTGGTCATATCAGCATACCAGATACCCTGATGCACGGTTGGTACGCGCTCACGAACCGCATTGACCTGATCCCGTACACGCCAGAGGGCCAagacatggaggaggttaAAGGAACAAAGGTGGTGTCGCGGGAGCTTCAGTTGGTGCAGGGGACCAAGTATCTTGTTTGGTACCAATTCCACGCCCCTGTCACCAGTGAGCTGAACCCTGGGATCACGGACTGGCTCGCAGTTCCGTGGGCGAAACAGGCCATGGAGCAGCCTGCCAAACTATGGGGTGAATATTGGAACCAACACTACAGCGATGAGATTCGGGCGGCCAATATGGACACTCCCGAACGCGGGAGCAGACATCGAGTTGTTGATAATCATATGGATGATTCCCTTGTCACGGTGGATGAGTCTTTGACGGGCGAAAGGAGACTAGCGCTCGAGAAACACAAGAGAAAGGGTGGATTCAAGCCGGACTGGCGAGTCCAACGGCCTGTGTTCGAGGCACCAAGAGGTGATGCTGCAGAGTCTGACGCTGACGAGTATGAAGGCTACGAAACTCGCAATGATGCCCGTGCCCAAGAATGGGACGAGCTCATCGAGGCTGTCAACCCGAGAGATCCCTTCTTGGCACTCACGTTGGAACAACACCTGAAGCGGGTGCTTAGATGGATGCGCCGGGCGAAGCGCGTGTTGTGGCACCTCTACCCCGTCGCATTGCAATACGACGACAGTGCGCAGGTACGAaacgaggaagagaagctcGCTAAGGATTATCTGGAGATtatgaggaaggaggtggagctCCAGGCGACAGgacgggaggtggaggagacacCTGAGCAGCGGGCTATCAAGCAAAAGTATCATGCCATGTTGGAGAGGCTGGATCCAAAGGGCGAGTACAAGGTTGGATTTGGGCACAAGTTTGCGGCTCCACGGGAACCtacgccgccaccaccacggcctcctcctccgcctcccgaACGGCAACCCACACGCTCACAAGGAACACAAGGGGATCCATCACCActaccaccctctcccacctcaaAGTacaagagggaggatgaggcgcGGAGAATAAACAATGATATTCTGGCCACGCAGTATAGACTCCTGAGAGACAGGTTAAAGAAGGTCGTCGACCTGTACACTGAAGCCCAACACAAGAGAGACAGACTTGAAACGGATGACCATGAGTCGGAGCAATATCAACGATTTGTTGAAGCTTCAGAAgaggtcaaggagctggaggaaaaGATGAACCTCCTCAAGAAAGCTGATGACAACCTGCCCAAACCGGAACAACTTGACCAGCAGAAGGAACGTTTGCagaaggagatcaagatgTTCCGCAGACGCGCTGCTGAGTTCAAGAGGGCGGCAAAGGAGCAGATGACACTTCGCAACGAAAAGACTGATGACGCAGCAGACATGATGCAAGAGGCGGCCACTTTGAGGCTCGaggctttggaggaggctgatCCGTCCCGGGCTGGCCAACTGGAGAACCGGGCAGATGAattggacgaggaggccgaggctcTGATCAAGGAAATGCTCCCGCTCAAGACAAGGCAGAGCGAGCTGGCGGACAGGGTGCGGCTGCTGGAGCTCAAGATCAAGGGCCATACGGAGGTGATTGCCAAGATTGATAAAACGCTCAAGAAACAGCAGGAACCGGCTGGGGGCCCCTCATACTTTGCTCAGGGCTATGAGGAGGCCATGGCGGATGAAAGTAGTGCTGGTCCCAATCGCAATGATGGTGCTAACGacagtgatgatggcgatgatggtggcgatggtggtcGCGGAGGTGGCCCAGGTAGAACCTTTGATGGAGTGAACGATtctgacgaggacgacaacgacggtggtggtgataacaacaacgacaacaaacccgacaccgccaccgaccccgaacccaccccccaacgACACACCATCCGCTCTGGGCGCGTAGTCAGACCGGTCAGCCTCTACTCCCCAACCAATAACTACAACGCCACCCAGCAAGACTCGCAAACCCCGAGGaaaaaaccccctcccaactcaCCCCcaggcaacaccaccatccctcgcatcccaacaccccctccacaaactGGTAAAAAGCGCCCCAGAAGTGACCCAGATACTGCCATCATTAGGGAAACACCCCCGAAAAACCCCCGGGTGGGCGTGGCAGGTAAAGTTGAAACCGTCGAAGTCCCCGAATCTCCAGATAAAAGGCCTCCCTGGGTAAACCCCCGAATCGAGATTCCCTGGACGCAACAAGAGACGGTCCCAGCTTTGCAGTATTCAaatgaggggggtgatgaggttaTTCCTGCCGCACAGCAGCCTGAGGGGAGTagtgagaagaagaggaagacgaggaggacgaaggtGCCCAGTCCTATTGTGACAAAGGAGAAAACGGGGAAGGCAAGGAAGGTGTCAACCCCGACGAAGCCAAAGTCTTCGCCTGGCAAGGTGCCGGAAGCGCcgaaaaaaacaacaaagacGCCGGGAAAGCGGGAGTTAGAGCAGCAGGTGACGCCGACTCCGAAGAGACGGGCGGTGggacggccgaggaggtaTGAGTAG
- a CDS encoding hypothetical protein (COG:S; EggNog:ENOG503PAUG) → MAMMVSIEIEKSPSGEKTPATKPQRQRSRRRDSSHRNMHGKPTHPLKAVIPPSILPEAVLHPDHEQIDRHVMTYLANTWEWPSEKHKQAFISWKLSEVVLFMFPTGEAERVKLACELLLLGFLMDDYFDKNTLSTNASIVSSLHSLSTSPEMTVPVTTIDSMHAGLFAKFLTYPNSAPILEAYLAMLDCHCVPSRGPSSLSSLKEYLVFRETDVGMPICVELLYWTDPALAGITADEKRMLRPLEKLANYHVSILNDVFSFEREWEAAEMNGEEGGALVNGVAVLAGEVGIGVEAARGLCVRLVRVWEGEFVRLKGEMLVEGRLRRAVEGIERRMSGAEAFSWRTGRYL, encoded by the exons atggcgatgatggtcaGTATCGAGATTGAAAAAAGTCCATCTGGCGAGAAGACACCAGCCACAAAACCTCAGCGTCAGCGTAGCAGAAGACGTGACTCAAGTCATCGCAACATGCACGGCAAACCGACTCACCCCCTAAAGGCGGTCATCCCCCCTTCTATTCTGCCAGAAGCAGTCCTCCACCCAGACCACGAGCAAATCGACCGCCATGTCATGACATACCTCGCCAACACATGGGAATGGCCGTCGGAAAAACACAAACAGGCGTTCATCAGTTGGAAGCTGAGCGAAGTCGTGCTGTTTATGTTTCCCacgggggaggcggagcGTGTGAAGCTCGCGTGTGAGCTTTTACTCTTAGGCTTCCTCATGGATG ACTACTTTGACAaaaacaccctctccaccaatgCCAGCATCGTCTCGTCTCTTCACTCCCTTTCGACCTCCCCCGAGATGACTGTTCCGGTGACAACAATCGACAGCATGCACGCGGGTTTGTTTGCCAAGTTCTTGACGTACCCCAACTCGGCGCCTATACTTGAAGCGTATTTGGCTATGCTTGACTGCCACTGTGTTCCCTCACGCGGACCATCCTCACTCTCTTCTCTAAAAGAATATCTTGTGTTTAGGGAGACTGACGTTGGGATGCCGATTTGTGTTGAGTTACTCTACTGGACAGACCCCGCTCTGGCAGGTATTACAGCTGATGAGAAAAGGATGTTGAGACCGTTGGAAAAACTGGCGAATTATCATGTCAGTATATTGAATGATGTTTTTAGTTTTGAGAGAGAATGGGAAGCGGCGGAGATGaatggagaggagggaggggcgTTGGTGAATGGGGTTGCGgttttggcgggggaggtgggtattggggttgaggcggcgagggggttgtgtgttaggcttgtgagggtttgggagggggagtttgtgaggttgaagggggagatgCTGGTCGAGGGGAGGTTGCGGAGGGCAGTGGAGGGGAttgagaggaggatgagtgGTGCGGAGGCTTTTTCTtggaggacggggaggtaTTTGTGA